One window of the Archangium primigenium genome contains the following:
- a CDS encoding RluA family pseudouridine synthase, with protein MKRRTFRVETAQVGRPLGEVLAEVLALPGEEVARLVDVGAVYVGGRRSRDARARLDAQQVVTVVLEEGGVSPLAPAAAPVAALRVLFEDAAVIAVDKPAGMTAQPTEGRVGDSLVDRVGTHLGRPAGLVHRLDRETSGVTVFGKSPEATAALAGEFREGRAHKRYLAAVGPVALPPSGTIDLPLSRDPSRPGRWRATRAANGIPALTLFRVVYAGPDFHLVELLPQTGRTHQLRAHLTALGAPILGDTRYGGAPRAGSLAAPRCLLHAQALEIAHPRSGSPLRFEAPLPEDLALYFTAAGLVAPV; from the coding sequence ATGAAGCGTCGCACCTTCCGTGTCGAGACCGCCCAGGTGGGCCGCCCCCTGGGCGAGGTGTTGGCGGAGGTGCTGGCGCTGCCGGGCGAGGAGGTGGCGCGGCTGGTGGACGTGGGCGCGGTGTACGTGGGCGGCCGCCGGAGCCGGGACGCCCGGGCGCGGTTGGACGCCCAACAGGTGGTGACGGTGGTGTTGGAGGAGGGGGGCGTGAGTCCGCTCGCACCCGCCGCCGCGCCGGTGGCGGCGCTTCGCGTGCTGTTCGAGGACGCGGCGGTGATCGCGGTGGACAAGCCCGCGGGCATGACGGCCCAGCCCACCGAGGGTCGGGTGGGCGACAGCCTGGTGGACCGGGTGGGGACGCACCTCGGACGGCCCGCGGGGCTCGTGCACCGCCTGGATCGCGAGACGTCCGGGGTGACCGTGTTCGGCAAGAGCCCCGAGGCGACGGCCGCCCTGGCCGGGGAGTTCCGCGAGGGCCGGGCCCACAAGCGCTACCTGGCGGCCGTGGGGCCCGTCGCGCTGCCCCCCTCGGGCACCATCGACCTGCCCCTGTCGCGCGACCCGTCGCGTCCGGGCCGCTGGCGCGCCACCCGCGCGGCCAATGGCATTCCCGCGCTCACCCTCTTCCGCGTGGTGTACGCCGGCCCGGATTTCCACCTGGTGGAATTGTTGCCCCAGACCGGACGCACCCATCAGTTGCGCGCACACCTGACGGCCCTGGGCGCGCCCATCCTGGGGGACACCCGCTATGGCGGCGCCCCCCGGGCGGGGAGCCTCGCCGCGCCCCGCTGCCTGCTGCACGCCCAGGCGCTGGAGATCGCCCACCCCCGCTCGGGGAGCCCCCTGCGCTTCGAGGCGCCGCTGCCCGAGGACCTGGCGCTCTACTTCACGGCGGCGGGGCTCGTCGCGCCCGTGTAG
- a CDS encoding hemerythrin domain-containing protein, which produces MNALRLLKHDHRIVEALFKQFEKAGDKALKEKQEIVRWIVKELSIHAAIEEQLLYPLARARDERLKSDVLEALEEHHVVKWTLKELEGMSPEDERFDAKVTVLMESVRHHVKEEETELFPKLEKLMGKAELEALGEALAQAKKTVPSRPHPKSPDTPPGNLIAGVLAKLMDAGRDAAREGSRRAVKAVSRATGRTTERTKRRAPAAKKSARRAVTSR; this is translated from the coding sequence ATGAACGCACTCAGACTGCTCAAGCACGATCACCGGATCGTCGAGGCCCTGTTCAAACAATTCGAGAAGGCGGGCGACAAGGCCCTCAAGGAGAAGCAGGAAATCGTCCGGTGGATCGTGAAGGAGCTGTCCATCCACGCGGCCATCGAGGAGCAGCTGCTCTACCCCCTGGCGCGCGCCCGGGACGAGCGGCTCAAGTCGGACGTGCTCGAGGCGCTCGAGGAGCACCACGTGGTGAAGTGGACGCTCAAGGAGCTCGAGGGCATGTCGCCCGAGGACGAGCGCTTCGACGCCAAGGTGACCGTGCTCATGGAGAGCGTGCGGCACCACGTGAAGGAGGAGGAGACCGAACTCTTCCCCAAGCTCGAGAAGCTCATGGGCAAGGCGGAGCTCGAGGCGCTGGGCGAGGCCCTGGCGCAGGCGAAGAAGACGGTGCCCAGCCGTCCGCACCCCAAGTCGCCGGACACGCCCCCGGGCAACCTCATCGCGGGCGTGCTCGCCAAGCTCATGGACGCGGGCCGGGACGCGGCGCGCGAGGGCAGCCGCCGGGCGGTCAAGGCCGTGAGCCGGGCCACGGGCCGCACCACGGAGCGCACCAAGCGCCGCGCGCCCGCCGCCAAGAAGAGCGCCCGGCGCGCCGTGACGAGCCGGTGA
- a CDS encoding peptidase M3: MNRPLPLLRAELDDFLAALATRAWRAAAGLPVDMSPRQLLEDSPDITAPEAFAAATEAVPKAQAKGDTLGLRRLRLLRDFIATQVEESLAAPDAEAVGQLEARSSLPVDDGALPLGEVLAQLPHEPNRSRRTVLENAAGGFLWDNRGRYGARRDASFQVAEALRAPSYAALREDVSGIALGPLAEAAAQTLRRTEDAYRDVLAYVLRKVEPTLKPLPSGHARRHDVQAALQAPWMHAFFRREDGLPGVIRWLQEWGFHPSAEGRIRLDDEERPGKATRPLTAAVRVPGEVRLVLRRRAGLDALGGLLHEYGHALHHAHVSDTLPLELRRLEDASVTEAYATLFERLLLDEEWLKRYARLPSEPARDAARMAAFQGLTVLRRHCARLAHELSLYAHGASEERAEEYVERQRAALFVEPHPGFFLFDVDPQLYVTRYLRAWALETRLTPRLTARFNEDWWRNPAARQWLQGLFARGGTDDAEALSQELSGNSLALPEAGDRLVALLNR; this comes from the coding sequence ATGAACCGCCCCCTTCCCCTGCTGCGCGCGGAGTTGGATGACTTCCTCGCGGCGCTGGCCACCCGGGCCTGGCGCGCCGCGGCGGGCCTGCCCGTGGACATGTCCCCGCGCCAGTTGCTCGAGGACTCGCCCGACATCACCGCCCCCGAGGCCTTCGCCGCCGCCACCGAGGCCGTGCCCAAGGCCCAGGCCAAGGGGGACACGCTGGGCCTGCGGCGGCTGCGGCTCTTGCGCGACTTCATCGCCACCCAGGTGGAGGAGTCCCTCGCCGCGCCCGACGCCGAGGCCGTGGGCCAGCTGGAGGCCCGCTCCAGCCTGCCGGTGGACGACGGCGCGCTGCCGCTCGGCGAGGTGCTGGCCCAATTGCCCCACGAGCCCAACCGGAGCCGGCGCACCGTGCTGGAGAACGCCGCGGGCGGCTTTCTCTGGGACAACCGGGGCCGCTACGGCGCGCGCCGCGACGCCTCGTTCCAGGTGGCGGAAGCCTTGCGCGCCCCGAGCTACGCCGCCCTGCGCGAGGACGTGTCCGGCATCGCGCTCGGGCCCCTGGCCGAGGCCGCCGCCCAGACGCTGCGCCGCACCGAGGACGCCTACCGGGACGTGCTCGCCTACGTGCTGCGCAAGGTGGAGCCCACGCTCAAGCCCCTGCCCTCGGGCCACGCGCGGCGACACGACGTGCAGGCCGCGCTCCAGGCGCCGTGGATGCACGCCTTCTTCCGGCGCGAGGACGGCCTGCCCGGGGTCATCCGCTGGCTGCAGGAGTGGGGCTTCCACCCCTCGGCCGAGGGCCGCATCCGCCTGGACGACGAGGAGCGGCCCGGCAAGGCCACCCGCCCCCTCACCGCGGCCGTGCGCGTGCCCGGCGAGGTGCGCCTGGTGCTGCGGCGGCGCGCGGGGCTGGATGCCCTGGGCGGCCTGCTTCACGAGTACGGCCATGCCCTGCACCATGCCCACGTCTCGGACACCCTGCCCCTGGAGCTGCGGCGGCTGGAGGACGCGTCGGTGACGGAGGCCTACGCCACGCTGTTCGAGCGGCTGCTCCTGGACGAGGAGTGGCTCAAGCGCTACGCGCGCCTGCCGTCCGAGCCCGCGCGGGACGCGGCGCGCATGGCGGCCTTCCAGGGGCTCACCGTGCTGCGCCGCCACTGCGCCCGGCTCGCCCACGAGCTGTCGCTCTACGCCCACGGCGCCTCGGAGGAGCGCGCCGAGGAGTACGTGGAGCGGCAGCGCGCCGCGCTCTTCGTCGAGCCCCACCCGGGCTTCTTCCTCTTCGACGTGGACCCGCAGCTGTACGTGACGCGCTACCTGCGCGCCTGGGCGCTGGAGACACGACTCACCCCGCGGCTCACCGCGCGCTTCAACGAGGACTGGTGGCGCAACCCCGCCGCGCGCCAGTGGCTCCAGGGGCTGTTCGCCCGGGGTGGCACCGACGACGCCGAGGCCCTGTCCCAGGAGCTCTCGGGCAATAGCCTGGCGCTCCCCGAGGCGGGTGACCGCCTCGTGGCCCTGCTCAATCGCTGA
- a CDS encoding DUF2058 family protein: MQNLRDKLLKAGLVSEDQAKKVETAKTARPSPSPAPQRSGEERSERPPRESRGESRGRDDRPPRRDGPGGGRPQGMGGGRPQGMGGGRPQGPGGNRPPGGGARFQGGRPAPSGGGADAARPVPKLPPLPGSKAAQRMESKKQVEQDRRLRELVYTNQVPVDVGATVFYFMTRKGKLRRLELTEPQAKQLEEGGLGVVERPEPAQIEHSLVPAAVAEQMYALSKKSVRFLNRKESPIGFMSDDQVKEQQAAEARGDAPVDEGDDEPTGEESAESTEATEAAAPESAPEAGTEPKPESEPTAS; this comes from the coding sequence ATGCAGAACCTGCGTGACAAGCTCTTGAAGGCTGGCCTGGTCTCCGAGGACCAGGCGAAGAAGGTGGAAACGGCGAAGACCGCCCGCCCCTCCCCGTCTCCCGCGCCCCAGCGCTCGGGGGAAGAGCGGAGCGAGCGTCCGCCCCGCGAGTCGCGCGGCGAGTCGCGCGGACGTGACGACCGCCCGCCCCGCCGCGATGGCCCCGGCGGCGGTCGTCCCCAGGGCATGGGCGGCGGTCGTCCCCAGGGCATGGGCGGCGGCCGGCCTCAGGGCCCCGGCGGCAACCGTCCCCCGGGGGGCGGTGCCCGCTTCCAGGGCGGCCGTCCGGCCCCGAGCGGTGGCGGCGCGGACGCGGCCCGTCCCGTGCCCAAGCTGCCGCCCCTGCCCGGCTCCAAGGCCGCCCAGCGCATGGAGTCCAAGAAGCAGGTGGAGCAGGACCGGCGTCTGCGCGAGCTCGTCTACACGAACCAGGTGCCCGTGGACGTGGGCGCCACCGTGTTCTACTTCATGACCCGCAAGGGCAAGCTGCGGCGGCTGGAGCTGACCGAGCCCCAGGCCAAGCAGCTCGAGGAGGGGGGACTCGGCGTGGTGGAGCGGCCCGAGCCCGCGCAGATCGAGCACTCGCTGGTGCCCGCCGCCGTGGCCGAGCAGATGTACGCGCTCTCCAAGAAGTCGGTGCGCTTCCTCAACCGCAAGGAGTCGCCCATCGGCTTCATGAGCGACGACCAGGTCAAGGAGCAGCAGGCCGCCGAGGCCCGGGGCGATGCCCCCGTGGACGAGGGCGACGACGAGCCCACCGGTGAGGAGTCCGCCGAAAGCACGGAGGCCACGGAGGCCGCCGCGCCCGAGAGCGCCCCGGAGGCCGGCACCGAGCCCAAGCCCGAGTCCGAGCCCACCGCCTCCTGA
- a CDS encoding M20 family metallopeptidase, producing MSTPQRLNSTTATTSSERIWEEEIVPRLHEYIRIPNKSPSFDKEWVKHGHMDKAVKLVAGWCESQVKHIPGLTVEVLTLKNEQGEPRTPVIYMEIPGTGDDTVVLYGHLDKQPEMTGWRAGLSPWEPVREGDKLFGRGGADDGYSAFASLAAIRLLKEQGVPHARCVVLIEACEESGSYDLPAYIEHLAPRIGKASLVVCLDSGCANYEQLWMTTSLRGLVSGNLRVDILSEGVHSGDASGIVPSSFRILRQILSRVEDEQTGRIRVEGLHVHIPQARRDQAAAVAEVIGEEVYSKFPWVEGSHPVTTDRAELILNRTWRPALSVTGVEGMPALGGAGNVLRPFTSVKLSMRIPPRLDAKAATQALKAAVEAHPPYGAKVTFEGEKASAGWDAPPLEKWLEAATHEASRTYFGRPFMAMGEGGTIPFMEMLGKRFPQAQFLITGVLGPNSNAHGPNEFLHIPTGKKLTCCVASVLSAHHTR from the coding sequence ATGAGCACCCCGCAACGGCTGAACAGCACCACCGCCACCACGTCGTCCGAGCGCATCTGGGAGGAGGAGATCGTCCCCCGGCTGCACGAGTACATCCGCATCCCCAACAAGTCGCCGAGCTTCGACAAGGAGTGGGTGAAGCACGGGCACATGGACAAGGCGGTGAAGCTGGTGGCCGGCTGGTGCGAGTCCCAGGTCAAGCACATCCCCGGGCTCACGGTGGAGGTGCTCACGCTCAAGAACGAGCAGGGCGAGCCGCGCACCCCCGTCATCTACATGGAGATTCCGGGCACGGGCGACGACACGGTGGTGCTCTACGGCCACCTGGACAAGCAGCCGGAGATGACGGGCTGGCGCGCGGGCCTGTCGCCGTGGGAGCCGGTGCGCGAGGGCGACAAGCTCTTCGGGCGCGGCGGCGCGGATGACGGCTACTCGGCGTTCGCCTCGCTCGCGGCCATCCGCCTGCTCAAGGAGCAGGGCGTGCCCCACGCGCGCTGCGTGGTGCTCATCGAGGCGTGCGAGGAGAGCGGCAGCTATGACCTGCCCGCGTACATCGAGCACCTGGCGCCGCGCATCGGCAAGGCGTCGCTCGTGGTGTGCCTGGACTCGGGCTGCGCCAACTACGAGCAGCTGTGGATGACCACGTCCCTGCGCGGCCTCGTGAGCGGCAACCTGCGCGTGGACATCCTCTCGGAGGGCGTGCACTCGGGCGACGCGAGCGGCATCGTGCCCTCGTCGTTCCGGATCCTCCGGCAGATCCTCTCGCGCGTGGAGGACGAGCAGACGGGCCGCATCCGCGTGGAGGGCCTGCACGTGCACATCCCCCAGGCGCGGCGCGACCAGGCGGCGGCCGTGGCGGAGGTGATTGGCGAGGAGGTGTACTCGAAGTTCCCCTGGGTGGAGGGCTCGCACCCGGTGACCACGGACCGCGCGGAGCTCATCCTCAACCGCACGTGGCGGCCGGCCCTGTCGGTGACGGGCGTGGAGGGCATGCCGGCCCTGGGCGGCGCGGGCAACGTGCTCAGGCCCTTCACCTCGGTGAAGCTGTCCATGCGCATCCCCCCGCGGCTGGACGCCAAGGCGGCCACGCAGGCGCTCAAGGCGGCCGTGGAGGCCCACCCGCCCTACGGCGCGAAGGTGACGTTCGAGGGGGAGAAGGCGAGCGCCGGCTGGGACGCGCCGCCCCTGGAGAAGTGGCTGGAGGCGGCCACGCACGAGGCGTCGCGCACGTACTTCGGCCGGCCCTTCATGGCCATGGGCGAGGGCGGCACCATCCCGTTCATGGAGATGCTCGGCAAGCGCTTCCCCCAGGCCCAGTTCCTCATCACCGGCGTGCTCGGGCCCAACAGCAACGCGCACGGCCCCAACGAGTTCCTGCACATCCCCACGGGCAAGAAGCTCACCTGCTGCGTGGCGAGCGTGCTGTCCGCGCACCACACGCGCTGA
- a CDS encoding DNRLRE domain-containing protein: protein MDGQRWARRAVGGVVAVAVLTHCGGGLEGGAGPEGPEDPALATRWQEASSGVASSGVALEATSDARVEASRPAGRFGAEPTLGVDASPQEESLLRFDLGDVSPATVTRAVLRLYAIDGTNNGPRVFATNPYFAELAVDWYNRGQPLSAVLADAGAIAAGGYVDFDVTAAVRTVGTDGTVGFMLRADSSDGVDFASREASRPERRPRLLLTVDPLASCLPRTDTRTLRSPVMQDGYAYELEPTRRHGSAPSLVVSGSGRRESYLRMRLDLPAHWQPRRVGLNLFVETGANTGPYLYGADPHWPADPVLGQDFDWNTRPGIFSPFLRGGAPIEPGTWAHYDLTSLMTTPGQVYSVGLVPGSSEFVQYASSDSITPANRPWLELALESDPYCTARGAGGTVGWTKRYGGQGEEVLSALATDAQGGFVALGLFGSAPFPNREGFALARYDAQGTPLWSREVTHGNVRAAALTVTPEGNILVVGHYLGAVDLGAGPLPSTGGLFLAKFSPSGQTVWTRGFTANNGLPDDNSRTTHIAPVAVATDAQGSLVVTGQLFGRVDLGGGYIHAGPASTGMTDAYAGGFVAKFTWQGQHVFSRAFEASVSEQSHLPRAVATDAQGNVLLAGRASPLANLGDGALGQAQPFVAKYGPTGTLLWKRGFPGTFGEVEAVQALPSGGVAFNANLGGAFSFGGVPYTGGEPSDEVLPTNLSGFTGRLSATGTDGWLRAVDTSWGRLGGLVVGSDGAVTLTGHAGGTYDLGGGPLGPYHDATPDTAFVARYSATGAHLGSRLFDSNFHESGQITPRLLLAPQPGGALLVGATLTGTARVDGTAYTAQGPSDLFYFRLQP, encoded by the coding sequence ATGGATGGACAGCGGTGGGCAAGGCGGGCGGTGGGCGGCGTCGTGGCGGTGGCGGTGCTGACGCATTGTGGCGGAGGCCTCGAAGGGGGCGCGGGCCCCGAGGGACCGGAGGACCCGGCCCTGGCCACGCGGTGGCAGGAGGCCAGCTCGGGGGTGGCCAGCTCGGGGGTGGCCCTCGAGGCCACGTCCGATGCCCGCGTGGAGGCCTCGCGCCCCGCGGGACGCTTCGGCGCCGAGCCCACGCTGGGCGTGGACGCCTCGCCCCAGGAGGAGAGCCTCCTGCGCTTCGACCTGGGGGACGTGTCCCCGGCCACCGTGACGCGCGCCGTGCTGCGGCTCTACGCCATCGACGGCACGAACAACGGGCCGCGCGTGTTCGCCACCAACCCCTACTTCGCGGAGCTGGCGGTGGATTGGTACAACCGCGGGCAGCCCTTGAGCGCCGTGCTCGCGGACGCGGGCGCCATCGCCGCTGGCGGCTATGTGGACTTCGACGTGACGGCCGCCGTCCGCACCGTCGGCACCGATGGCACCGTCGGCTTCATGCTCCGCGCGGACTCGAGCGACGGCGTGGACTTCGCCTCCCGCGAGGCGAGCCGCCCCGAGCGCCGCCCCCGCTTGCTGCTCACGGTGGACCCCCTCGCGAGCTGCCTGCCCCGCACGGACACCCGGACGCTGCGCTCCCCGGTGATGCAGGACGGCTACGCCTACGAGCTCGAGCCCACGCGCCGCCACGGCAGCGCGCCCTCGCTCGTCGTGAGCGGCTCGGGTCGGCGCGAGAGCTACCTGCGCATGCGCCTCGACCTCCCCGCGCACTGGCAGCCGCGCCGGGTGGGCCTGAACCTGTTCGTCGAGACAGGCGCGAACACCGGTCCCTATCTCTACGGCGCGGACCCCCATTGGCCCGCGGACCCCGTTCTCGGCCAGGACTTCGACTGGAACACCCGGCCCGGCATCTTCAGCCCCTTCCTCAGGGGTGGAGCGCCCATCGAGCCCGGCACGTGGGCGCACTACGATTTGACGAGCCTGATGACCACACCGGGCCAAGTCTATTCCGTCGGTCTGGTGCCGGGCTCCTCCGAGTTCGTGCAGTACGCCTCGTCGGACTCCATCACCCCGGCGAACCGGCCCTGGCTGGAGCTCGCGCTCGAGTCCGACCCCTACTGCACCGCGCGGGGCGCGGGCGGCACGGTGGGCTGGACGAAGCGCTATGGCGGCCAGGGCGAGGAGGTGCTGAGCGCGCTGGCCACCGACGCCCAGGGAGGCTTCGTGGCGCTGGGCCTGTTCGGGAGCGCCCCCTTCCCCAACCGCGAGGGCTTCGCGCTCGCGCGCTATGACGCCCAGGGCACGCCCCTGTGGTCGCGCGAGGTGACGCACGGCAACGTCCGCGCCGCGGCGCTCACCGTGACGCCCGAGGGCAACATCCTGGTGGTGGGCCACTACCTGGGCGCGGTCGACCTGGGCGCGGGCCCCCTGCCCTCCACGGGCGGCCTGTTCCTCGCCAAGTTCTCCCCGAGCGGCCAGACGGTGTGGACGCGCGGCTTCACCGCCAACAACGGCCTGCCGGACGACAACTCCCGCACCACGCACATCGCCCCGGTGGCGGTGGCCACGGACGCGCAGGGCAGCCTCGTCGTCACTGGCCAGCTCTTCGGCCGGGTGGACCTGGGCGGCGGCTACATCCACGCGGGCCCGGCCAGCACCGGCATGACGGACGCCTACGCGGGCGGCTTCGTGGCGAAGTTCACCTGGCAGGGCCAGCACGTCTTCTCGCGCGCCTTCGAGGCCAGCGTCTCCGAGCAGTCCCACCTGCCGCGCGCCGTGGCCACGGACGCGCAGGGCAACGTGCTGCTCGCGGGCCGGGCGAGCCCCCTGGCCAACCTGGGCGATGGCGCCCTGGGCCAGGCCCAGCCCTTCGTCGCGAAGTACGGGCCCACGGGCACGCTCCTCTGGAAGCGCGGGTTCCCGGGCACCTTCGGCGAGGTGGAGGCCGTCCAGGCGCTGCCCTCGGGCGGCGTGGCCTTCAACGCCAACCTCGGCGGCGCCTTCAGCTTCGGCGGCGTGCCCTACACCGGCGGCGAGCCGTCCGACGAGGTGCTGCCCACCAACCTCTCGGGCTTCACCGGTCGGCTGAGCGCCACGGGCACGGATGGCTGGCTGCGCGCGGTGGACACGTCCTGGGGCCGGCTGGGCGGGCTCGTCGTCGGGAGCGACGGCGCCGTCACCCTCACCGGCCACGCGGGCGGCACGTACGACCTGGGCGGCGGTCCGCTCGGCCCGTACCACGACGCCACTCCGGACACGGCCTTCGTGGCCCGCTACAGCGCGACGGGGGCGCACCTCGGGTCCCGCCTGTTCGACTCGAATTTCCACGAGTCCGGACAAATCACGCCCCGCCTCCTGCTGGCGCCCCAGCCGGGCGGCGCGCTGCTCGTCGGGGCCACGCTCACCGGCACCGCCCGGGTGGACGGGACGGCCTACACGGCCCAGGGTCCCTCGGACTTGTTCTACTTCCGGCTCCAGCCTTGA
- a CDS encoding DUF2381 family protein → MRPLRYTLPAVLLATAALAGETRDRPSVRSVRLVAPPNDTTHRVHVRGRIVTTLRFERPVDAGKTKLLGGEGRLEPLAVVRDKVVLEPLHDLDAQEAIPLVVTLVDGTEVSFLLRPPDPREGAPTDQQVDVFQDHESTTALHAALMDALRHNRSLLEESERCRAEEASEDHALAALLASGALAQTPFKVVDRIYGEDESTKITARVFQGKNKAAVVFDIKNLATDQSWSMRSARLTTLAEGHERAFAFRATAREISSGQSGVIALVVDGSAFVEQGALTSLWLEIYRDDGTRQAVVQLDPSLLAR, encoded by the coding sequence ATGCGACCTTTGAGGTACACCCTGCCCGCCGTGCTCCTGGCCACGGCGGCGCTGGCGGGCGAGACACGTGACCGGCCGTCGGTGCGCTCCGTGCGCCTCGTCGCGCCTCCGAATGACACCACCCACCGCGTTCATGTGAGGGGCCGGATCGTCACCACGCTCCGCTTCGAGCGGCCGGTCGACGCGGGCAAGACGAAGCTGCTCGGGGGGGAAGGCCGCCTGGAGCCGCTGGCGGTGGTCCGCGACAAGGTGGTGCTGGAGCCGCTCCATGACCTGGACGCCCAGGAAGCCATTCCCCTGGTGGTGACCCTGGTGGATGGGACCGAGGTGTCCTTCCTGCTCAGGCCGCCGGACCCGCGCGAGGGCGCGCCCACGGACCAGCAGGTCGACGTGTTCCAGGATCACGAGAGCACCACCGCCCTGCATGCGGCCTTGATGGACGCGCTCCGGCACAACAGGTCGCTCCTCGAGGAGAGCGAGCGGTGCCGCGCGGAGGAGGCCTCGGAGGACCACGCGCTCGCGGCCCTGCTGGCCTCTGGTGCGCTCGCGCAGACGCCCTTCAAGGTCGTGGACCGCATCTATGGCGAGGACGAGAGCACGAAGATCACCGCGAGGGTCTTCCAAGGGAAGAACAAGGCAGCGGTCGTTTTCGACATCAAGAACCTCGCGACCGACCAGTCCTGGAGCATGCGGTCGGCACGACTGACGACCCTCGCGGAGGGCCATGAGCGCGCCTTCGCCTTTCGTGCGACAGCGCGCGAGATCTCATCCGGCCAATCGGGTGTCATCGCACTCGTCGTGGATGGCAGCGCCTTCGTCGAGCAGGGGGCACTGACGAGTCTGTGGCTCGAGATCTACCGAGACGATGGAACGCGACAGGCCGTCGTCCAGCTAGATCCCTCACTGCTCGCGAGATAG